The genomic stretch GCTGGTTCTCCAGGTCGCTGATGAAGAAGTTGTAGCCAAGCGCCAGCACCAGCACCATCAGCAACGCACCGGCCAGCCCCTTCACCGCGGTCGGCCAGGAGCCGATGTTGCCGGTGTCCAGGTCGTTGAAGTCGATGCTGCGCAGGCTGCCCAGCCATTCGGACGGTTTCATTGGACGTCCTCCGCCAGCTTGGGCCGGGTCTGGCGAACGGTCAGCTGGAAGGTGTTGGCCTGGTCCAGCTGCCCGGCGGTGGTCGCCTTCACTTCGTTGAGGACCGGCGCATCGAACCAGTCGGAGGCGTCGAGGTTGCGCATCAGGTCGGAGACGCGGTTGTTCGACTCCGCCGCACCGCTGATCGACAAGGTCTTGCCGACCATCTTCACGTCGGTGAAATACACCCCGTCAGGCAGGGTGCGGGCGAGCTGGTCGAAGATCCGCCCGCTGATCTGCCGGTTGCCCTGCAAGTCCTGGATGATGCGCATGCGCTCCACCAGTTGCTGACGGCGGGCCTTGAGTTCGCTGATCTGTTTGATCCGCTCGTCGACCAGGGCGATCTGCTTGCCGATGTATTCGTTGCGCGCCGTTTGCCGCTCGATGGCCGCGCCGATGATCTGGTCGGCGATCAGCACCGCGCCGACCGACCCGACCAGCACACCGGTCAACGCCAGCAGGAAACGCTTGCGCCGCTCTTCGCGGCGCTCCTCACGCCAGGGCAGAAGGTTGATCCGCGCCATCAGTCGAAACTCCTGAGCGCCAGCCCGCAGGCGATCATCAGGGCCGGCGCGTCGCTGGCCAGCGCCCCGGCGTTGACCTTGCCGCTCAACGCCATGTCGGAAAACGGGTTGGCGACCTGGGTCGGCGTGCCCAGGCGCTGTTCGATCAGGCTGTCGAGCCCCGGCACCGATGCCGTGCCCCCGGCCAGCAGGATGTGGTCGACCGCGTTGTACTGGCCGGACGCGAAGAAGAACTGCAGCGAACGCGACACCTGCTGCACCAGCGCCTCGCGGAACGGCTGGAGCACTTCGCCGACATAGTCGTCCGGCAGGCCGCCCTGCTTCTTCGCCAGCCCGGCCTGCTCGAAGGTCAGGCCGTAGCGGCGCTGGATCTCCTCGGTGAGCTGGCGCCCGCCGAACAGTTGCTCGCGGGTGTAGATGATCCGGCCGTTGTGCAGAACGCTCAGGGTGGTCATCGTCGCGCCGATGTCGACCACCGCGACCGTCAGGCGTTCCTGGGATTGCGCCAGCTGGGTGGCGAGCAGGCCGAACGAACGTTCCAGCGCATAGGCCTCGACATCCACCACCCGGGCCGTGAGCCCGGCCAGGGCCAGGGCGGCTTCGCGGACTTCGACGTTCTCCTTGCGGCAGGCCGCCAGCAGCACGTTGACCCGCTCGGCGTTGCGCGGCGACGCCCCCTGCACCTCGAAGTCGATGGCGACTTCGTCCAGCGGATAGGGAATGTACTGGTCGGCCTCGATCCGGAGCTGGTTCTCCATCTCGTCGTCGGACAGGCCGGCGTCCATCTCGATGACCTTGGTGATCACCGCCGAACCGGCCACCGCCACCGCCACGCCCTTGAGCCCCGTGCGCGCCTTCGCCAGCACCCGGGACAGGGCATGACCGACGCCTTCGAGCTCGGCGATGTTCTTTTCGACGACGGCGTTCGCCGGCAACGGCTCCACCGCGTAGGCCTCGACCCGGTAGCGCTCGCCCTGGCGGCTCAGCTCCAGCAGCTTCACCGACGTGGAGCTGATGTCGATCCCCAGCAGCGTGTTGGTCTTTTTGTTGAAGAGTCCTGGCACTGCCCAATCCCTATGACTATCCGTGACTTACGGACTCCGTTATGCGCCTTGCGTTCCCTCGCCCCGTCTTGACAGAAGCGCAAATGACGCCCCCAGCGGAAAAGTGCTTATAATGCCCAGCGATTTTTTCCGCTTTTACCGCCAGCGCGGGCCCTTCGTGCATGTCGCCGCAAGCCCGTCGCCAATTTCATTCTTTGCCCTGGATGTCCAAAAGCCTTGATTCGTCTGCTGAAATTTTTCGGTTGGTCCATCGTCGCCGTTTTCTGCGGACTGCTTTTAGGTCTCAGCGGCGCGTTCCTTTACCTTAGTCCGGGTTTGCCATCTGTGGAGGCGCTGAGAAGCATTCAGTTGCAGATTCCGCTCCGGGTGTACAGCAGCGACAACAAGTTGATCGCAGAATTTGGCGAAATGCGCCGCACGCCGATCCGTTTCGCCGACATTCCCCCCAATTTCATCAATGCGTTACTAAGTGCTGAAGACGACAACTTCGCCAACCACTACGGCGTCGACCCGAGCAGCCTGATGCGCGCCGCGACCCAGTTGCTCAAGAGCGGCCACATCCAGTCCGGCGGCAGCACCATCACCATGCAGGTGGCGAAGAACTTCTTCCTGACCAGCGAACGCAGCTTCTCGCGCAAGACCACCGAGATCCTCCTGGCCCTGCAGATCGAACGGCAACTGACCAAGGACGAGATCCTTGAGCTGTACGTGAACAAGATCTACCTGGGCAACCGCGCCTACGGCATCGAGGCCGCAGCGCAGGTGTACTACGGCAAATCGATCCGCGAGGTCAGCCTGGCGCAGATGGCGATGATCGCCGGCCTGCCCAAGGCCCCGTCGCGCTTCAACCCGCTGGCCAACCCTGCGCGCAGCAAGGAGCGCCGCGACTGGATCCTGGGGCGCATGTACAAGCTGGGCAAGATCACCGAGGCGGACTACACCGCCGCCGTCAACGAGCCGCTGAACGCCAGCTACCACGTGCCGACCCCGGAAGTGAACGCCCCGTACATCGCCGAAATGGCCCGGGCGGAAATGGTCGGTCGCTACGGCAGCGACGCCTACACCGAAGGCTTTCGCGTCACCACCACGGTGCCGAGCAACCTGCAGGAAATGGCCAACAACGCCCTGCACGAAGGCCTGATGACCTACGACCAGCGCCACGGCTACCGCGGCCCCGAGTCGCGCCTGCCGGGCAAGACCCGCGAGGCTTGGGCCAACGAGCTGACCAAGCAGCGCACCATCAGCAGCCTGGAGCCGGCCATCGTCACCCAGGTGGACAAGAACGGCCTGCAGGTGCTCACCCGCACCGGCGAAGAGCACGTCGCCTGGGACACCATGAAGTG from Pseudomonas ekonensis encodes the following:
- a CDS encoding PilN domain-containing protein, whose product is MARINLLPWREERREERRKRFLLALTGVLVGSVGAVLIADQIIGAAIERQTARNEYIGKQIALVDERIKQISELKARRQQLVERMRIIQDLQGNRQISGRIFDQLARTLPDGVYFTDVKMVGKTLSISGAAESNNRVSDLMRNLDASDWFDAPVLNEVKATTAGQLDQANTFQLTVRQTRPKLAEDVQ
- a CDS encoding pilus assembly protein PilM; this translates as MPGLFNKKTNTLLGIDISSTSVKLLELSRQGERYRVEAYAVEPLPANAVVEKNIAELEGVGHALSRVLAKARTGLKGVAVAVAGSAVITKVIEMDAGLSDDEMENQLRIEADQYIPYPLDEVAIDFEVQGASPRNAERVNVLLAACRKENVEVREAALALAGLTARVVDVEAYALERSFGLLATQLAQSQERLTVAVVDIGATMTTLSVLHNGRIIYTREQLFGGRQLTEEIQRRYGLTFEQAGLAKKQGGLPDDYVGEVLQPFREALVQQVSRSLQFFFASGQYNAVDHILLAGGTASVPGLDSLIEQRLGTPTQVANPFSDMALSGKVNAGALASDAPALMIACGLALRSFD